A stretch of Bacteroidota bacterium DNA encodes these proteins:
- a CDS encoding T9SS type A sorting domain-containing protein translates to MGADVTIDGIVLDISESDIVFAPCTRITLINGARLEANNSTFRSCGDNDSWEGIFFTSTGTTHTSGAVDGCLFKNAVDAIRLESAPGNKTAAYDVRITDNSFVTCLHGIRMPGVARLNMLEGITGNRFTVDNRPIVWGSKNPNGQCITSFSQEFEGISAVATTFVGQVSQNSFINTSDVATTTLGGIIWNNCIGRISLNQFTNNRHAVQMNRGTRAAIENNAIEVTQRFAQFETQILLVGTTNSSVLGNHLINSNEAGTFNRYGAAISIEIGTFINVKENTVDGFTNGIQFYGCNHSAIDENKLTNCNVVGIVVQGGASNTVSCNEIKMRLQLDNAHPSEGIFYNHLVSSLPSVDIRGNCITDASFGIVANNQSNLMAMPRMRNNYLYNYTRGGIVTFRFNGAQGTGIATPAQAGRNTFVSNNVLGGAVDIHSNGQSQTWYGNYGISTVSAGVTLIGNGTYHSIASCGLQIGSGNSAIGYNEVCDQFTTGPIQMLQRLISGDYSEFESDKFGDAKAVIAAALTEALLDGGSADVAAAFKAWIGTNVQFLPAEKAWVNYHYHNAMGESDAALAALVDLQNADSRFKDFVTVESIDQQLALHGRAVENLTDSEINELAAIDNARLEFADDARDWMHVGIGAHPHLLKAINLPEIALEGRHIQDVRQESLHLFPNPAETQVTVEYVLDNALGGSLRIFDIAGKMMYQAPLAGDASSTTLDLTTWSPGIYLLSLFNSEGQVSTAKLIVK, encoded by the coding sequence GTGGGAGCTGACGTGACCATCGATGGCATTGTGCTGGATATTTCTGAATCCGATATTGTCTTCGCGCCTTGCACCCGCATCACCCTCATCAATGGAGCGCGGTTGGAGGCGAACAATTCCACCTTCCGGTCTTGTGGGGATAACGATTCCTGGGAAGGGATTTTCTTCACCTCCACCGGTACGACGCATACATCAGGGGCTGTGGATGGATGTCTGTTTAAGAATGCTGTGGATGCTATTCGATTGGAAAGCGCCCCGGGCAACAAGACTGCTGCCTACGATGTGCGGATCACGGACAATAGCTTCGTCACTTGTCTCCATGGCATCAGAATGCCGGGTGTCGCCCGCTTGAACATGCTGGAAGGCATCACTGGCAATCGATTCACGGTCGATAATCGTCCAATAGTTTGGGGAAGCAAAAACCCTAACGGGCAGTGTATTACTTCTTTCTCACAGGAATTCGAAGGCATCAGCGCAGTGGCTACTACATTTGTTGGACAAGTCTCACAAAATAGTTTCATCAACACGAGTGATGTTGCCACGACTACGCTTGGGGGTATCATTTGGAACAATTGCATTGGTCGAATCTCTCTCAATCAATTCACCAACAATCGCCATGCAGTGCAAATGAATCGCGGCACCCGAGCTGCGATTGAAAACAATGCGATCGAGGTCACGCAACGGTTCGCCCAATTTGAAACCCAGATTTTGTTGGTAGGCACGACAAATTCCTCTGTACTGGGAAACCACTTGATCAACTCCAATGAAGCAGGCACTTTCAACCGATATGGTGCAGCCATCAGCATCGAAATTGGCACGTTTATCAATGTCAAGGAAAATACTGTGGACGGCTTCACCAATGGTATCCAATTCTATGGATGTAATCACTCCGCCATCGACGAAAATAAGCTCACGAACTGTAACGTCGTAGGTATCGTGGTGCAAGGTGGTGCCTCCAACACTGTCAGTTGCAACGAAATCAAAATGCGTTTGCAACTTGACAACGCGCATCCTTCAGAGGGAATTTTCTACAATCACCTTGTGTCATCTCTGCCTTCAGTGGATATTCGCGGGAATTGTATTACGGATGCTTCCTTTGGGATCGTTGCCAATAATCAATCCAATCTGATGGCAATGCCGAGAATGCGCAACAATTATCTCTACAACTACACCCGAGGTGGTATCGTTACTTTTCGGTTCAATGGCGCACAAGGTACAGGCATCGCCACACCTGCCCAAGCTGGACGAAATACCTTCGTGAGCAACAATGTTTTGGGTGGTGCAGTGGATATCCATTCCAATGGACAATCCCAGACATGGTATGGAAACTACGGCATCAGCACGGTGAGTGCAGGGGTGACCTTGATCGGCAATGGCACTTATCACAGTATCGCAAGTTGCGGGCTGCAAATCGGATCGGGAAACTCCGCGATCGGTTACAATGAAGTTTGTGATCAGTTCACGACAGGCCCCATCCAGATGCTTCAACGTTTGATCAGTGGCGACTATTCAGAATTTGAATCGGACAAATTCGGTGATGCCAAAGCTGTCATCGCAGCCGCTTTGACCGAAGCCTTGCTCGACGGCGGCTCTGCGGATGTAGCCGCGGCGTTCAAGGCTTGGATAGGCACCAATGTTCAATTTTTGCCAGCAGAAAAGGCTTGGGTTAATTATCATTACCACAATGCAATGGGTGAATCTGATGCAGCCTTGGCTGCCCTTGTGGATTTGCAAAATGCAGATAGTCGTTTCAAAGACTTTGTAACTGTCGAATCCATTGATCAACAACTTGCGCTGCATGGACGTGCGGTTGAGAATTTGACGGACTCTGAAATCAATGAACTTGCGGCCATTGACAATGCAAGGTTGGAATTTGCCGACGATGCGCGTGATTGGATGCATGTAGGCATAGGTGCGCATCCGCACCTCCTCAAGGCGATCAACCTTCCAGAAATTGCCCTGGAAGGCCGCCATATCCAGGATGTACGTCAAGAAAGCCTACACCTATTCCCGAACCCCGCAGAAACGCAGGTGACAGTCGAGTATGTCCTGGACAACGCTTTGGGTGGATCCTTGCGGATCTTTGATATAGCAGGTAAAATGATGTATCAAGCACCGCTTGCCGGAGATGCTTCCAGTACAACGCTCGATCTGACCACATGGTCGCCGGGTATCTATCTTCTGTCGCTTTTCAATTCCGAAGGGCAGGTAAGCACTGCGAAATTGATTGTGAAGTAG
- a CDS encoding LytTR family transcriptional regulator, with protein sequence MYGRKHPRELRDVAVRQAILRIHDKYLVNLQHIKAYHKGRGGSVEMSNKKELDVSTRKRDAFLAKLSEYTRGV encoded by the coding sequence ATATACGGTCGCAAACACCCTCGGGAGCTACGAGACGTCGCTGTCAGACAAGCCATTCTCCGAATCCACGACAAATACCTCGTCAACTTGCAACACATCAAGGCCTATCACAAAGGCCGAGGTGGCAGTGTGGAAATGTCCAACAAAAAAGAGCTCGATGTATCCACGCGGAAGCGTGATGCGTTTTTGGCGAAGCTGTCGGAATATACGAGGGGGGTTTAG